A DNA window from Janibacter sp. A1S7 contains the following coding sequences:
- the ctaD gene encoding cytochrome c oxidase subunit I, translated as MSTISGPLSRNVNETEVSEKTLARRERAGSQFFRLVTSTDHKVIGHMYLVTGFVWFLLGGLMALVIRLELWAPGLQVVDNPEQFNEMFTMHGTIMLLLFATPVFAGFANAVMPLQIGAPDVSFPRLNMFAYWLYLFGGIIAAAGLLTPGGAAAFGWTGYAPLSNPTYSPGVGGDLWVWGLALAGFGTILGAVNFITTVITMRAPGMTMFRVPLFTWTVLITSVMILMAFPVLASALIALGVDRRFGGLVFAADSGGALLWQHLFWFFGHPEVYIIALPFFGIVSEITPVFSRKPLFGYKTMVFATIAIAGLSVSVWAHHMYATGQVFLPFFAVMTMAISIPTGLKFFNWVGTMWGGTLEFRAPMVWALGFLATFLFGGLTGIILASPAMDFHVHDTYFVVAHFHYVLFGTIVFSTFGGIYFWWPKWTGRVLDDFLGKVHFWLVFVGFHTTFLIQHWLGVEGMPRRYADYMPEDNFQLANQVSTVGSLILAVSFLPFFYNVWKTQVSAPLVEVDDPWGYGGSLEWATSCPPPRHNFTSIPPIRSERPTFDMNHPEYAPKALRARRTPLPVGSSNPR; from the coding sequence ATGTCGACCATCTCCGGGCCACTGTCCCGGAACGTGAACGAGACGGAGGTCTCCGAGAAGACCCTCGCCCGCCGCGAGAGGGCCGGAAGCCAGTTCTTCCGCCTGGTCACCTCGACCGACCACAAGGTCATCGGTCACATGTATCTGGTCACCGGCTTCGTGTGGTTCCTGCTCGGCGGACTGATGGCGCTGGTCATCCGGCTCGAGCTGTGGGCACCCGGGCTGCAGGTGGTGGACAACCCCGAGCAGTTCAACGAGATGTTCACGATGCACGGCACGATCATGCTGCTGCTGTTCGCGACCCCGGTCTTCGCGGGCTTCGCCAATGCCGTCATGCCCTTGCAGATCGGGGCTCCGGACGTCTCCTTCCCCCGGCTGAACATGTTCGCCTACTGGCTCTACCTCTTCGGCGGCATCATCGCCGCAGCCGGTCTGCTCACTCCCGGTGGTGCGGCGGCCTTCGGCTGGACCGGGTACGCGCCGTTGTCGAATCCGACCTACAGCCCCGGCGTCGGTGGCGACCTGTGGGTCTGGGGTCTGGCCCTGGCCGGATTCGGCACCATCCTCGGTGCGGTCAACTTCATCACCACGGTCATCACCATGCGGGCACCCGGCATGACGATGTTCCGGGTGCCGCTCTTCACCTGGACCGTCCTGATCACCTCGGTGATGATCCTGATGGCCTTCCCGGTCCTGGCCTCGGCCCTCATCGCGCTGGGGGTGGACCGCCGCTTCGGTGGGCTGGTCTTCGCCGCCGACAGCGGGGGCGCGCTGCTGTGGCAGCACCTCTTCTGGTTCTTCGGCCACCCGGAGGTCTACATCATCGCCCTGCCGTTCTTCGGCATCGTCTCCGAGATCACCCCGGTCTTCTCCCGCAAGCCACTCTTCGGGTACAAGACCATGGTCTTCGCCACGATCGCCATCGCGGGGCTGTCGGTCTCCGTCTGGGCCCACCACATGTATGCCACCGGTCAGGTCTTCCTGCCCTTCTTCGCGGTCATGACGATGGCGATCTCCATCCCGACAGGACTGAAGTTCTTCAACTGGGTCGGCACGATGTGGGGCGGCACGCTCGAGTTCAGGGCGCCCATGGTGTGGGCTCTGGGCTTCCTGGCCACCTTCCTCTTCGGTGGCCTGACCGGCATCATCCTGGCCAGCCCGGCGATGGACTTCCACGTCCACGACACGTACTTCGTCGTCGCCCACTTCCACTACGTGCTCTTCGGCACGATCGTCTTCTCCACGTTCGGCGGGATCTACTTCTGGTGGCCGAAGTGGACCGGCAGGGTCCTGGACGACTTCCTGGGCAAGGTCCACTTCTGGTTGGTCTTCGTCGGCTTCCACACGACGTTCCTGATCCAGCACTGGCTGGGGGTGGAGGGCATGCCGCGCCGGTACGCGGACTACATGCCCGAGGACAACTTCCAGCTGGCGAACCAGGTCTCCACGGTCGGCTCGCTGATCCTGGCGGTCAGCTTCCTGCCCTTCTTCTACAACGTGTGGAAGACCCAGGTGAGCGCACCGCTGGTCGAGGTCGACGACCCGTGGGGCTACGGCGGAAGCCTCGAGTGGGCGACCTCCTGCCCGCCGCCGCGGCACAACTTCACGTCGATCCCGCCGATCCGCTCCGAGCGACCGACCTTCGACATGAACCACCCCGAGTACGCACCCAAGGCGCTGCGGGCACGCAGGACACCGCTGCCTGTGGGGTCGTCGAACCCCCGGTAG
- a CDS encoding YaaA family protein codes for MLVLLPPSESKTGRTRGKALDLDSLSFPALTPARQRVLAALADASSREDAHEVLGVSPNLVTEVARNTALTSAPAPPASHVYDGVLYDALDLASLSPGAKRRAGRWLVIVSALFGAVRPGDRIPPYRLSMAVNLPGVGPLAGHWREVLDAELTAAAGTGLVVDCRSSTYAAAWQPTGGAAKRWVHVRVPGATHMAKHTRGLVARHLLGVDREPRTPRALVAALEPAFEVDLTAPTKADGPLLLDVTAR; via the coding sequence GTGCTCGTGCTGCTGCCACCGTCGGAGTCCAAGACCGGTCGTACCCGGGGCAAGGCCCTCGACCTCGACTCGCTGTCCTTCCCTGCCCTGACCCCGGCGAGGCAGCGTGTACTCGCTGCACTGGCGGACGCCAGCTCTCGCGAGGACGCCCACGAGGTGCTGGGTGTCAGCCCCAACCTGGTGACCGAGGTCGCCCGCAACACCGCCCTGACCAGCGCACCGGCACCACCGGCATCGCACGTCTACGACGGCGTCCTCTACGACGCCCTCGACCTCGCGAGCCTGTCCCCCGGCGCCAAGCGCCGCGCCGGTCGCTGGCTGGTCATCGTCTCGGCGCTCTTCGGTGCGGTTCGTCCCGGTGATCGCATCCCGCCCTACCGGTTGTCCATGGCGGTCAACCTCCCGGGAGTCGGTCCGCTGGCCGGGCACTGGCGAGAGGTCCTCGACGCCGAGCTGACGGCGGCCGCCGGGACCGGCCTGGTGGTCGACTGCCGCTCGAGCACCTACGCGGCGGCGTGGCAGCCCACGGGCGGGGCCGCGAAGCGGTGGGTCCACGTGCGCGTCCCGGGGGCAACGCACATGGCCAAGCACACCCGCGGCCTCGTCGCCCGCCACCTGCTGGGCGTCGACCGGGAGCCGCGGACCCCCCGGGCGCTCGTGGCCGCCCTCGAGCCGGCCTTCGAGGTCGACCTGACGGCTCCGACGAAGGCAGACGGCCCCCTTCTCCTCGACGTCACCGCGAGGTAG
- a CDS encoding APC family permease — MTNSSGAPTRPLDRRQGLWYAVALGLAAMIGAGLFSTFAPAAASAGRWLVLAVVIAAGVAGVNAHSVARLTARYPDSGGAYVYGRERLGLAWGHLAGWAIVVGTIAACAAMAMTLAVHVWPGFAKPIAVLAVVAVLALNVQGVHRSARMAFGIVALVVTLVVVFGIVMLLAPAVTVDTPPPAVPGSGSPPGVIRGAGFMFFAFVGYAQVATLGEQITDPRRTIPRAIGIALAIVLALYALVAVALTNSLGAGWVAAREAPLAEAAEISAWPWLGPALRVAAVLAAGGALLALVLGASRALLAMARDRHLPPALAVVDGPHGTPRRAEAVIAALVIVLIVLIDLRGAIGLSSFLVLTYYAIANASAWTLERRPSAKIVPTLGLVACVVVALLLPWQSVVAGVVILAVGAFVGWARYTTREGRDA; from the coding sequence ATGACGAACTCCTCGGGTGCGCCGACTCGGCCCCTGGATCGACGTCAGGGGCTGTGGTACGCCGTCGCACTGGGCCTCGCCGCGATGATCGGGGCGGGCCTGTTCAGCACCTTCGCCCCGGCAGCGGCCAGTGCCGGCCGGTGGCTGGTCCTTGCCGTCGTCATCGCGGCCGGGGTGGCCGGCGTCAATGCCCACTCCGTGGCCCGGCTGACAGCCCGCTACCCCGACTCCGGCGGGGCCTACGTCTACGGCCGGGAGCGACTGGGGCTGGCGTGGGGCCACCTGGCCGGCTGGGCGATCGTCGTGGGCACAATCGCCGCGTGCGCCGCCATGGCCATGACCCTCGCCGTGCACGTGTGGCCCGGCTTCGCCAAACCGATCGCCGTCCTGGCCGTCGTCGCCGTGCTCGCGCTCAACGTGCAGGGTGTGCACCGCTCCGCCCGGATGGCCTTCGGCATCGTCGCGCTCGTGGTCACGCTGGTGGTCGTCTTCGGCATCGTCATGCTCCTGGCTCCTGCGGTCACGGTCGACACACCACCACCAGCCGTGCCCGGCTCGGGCAGCCCCCCGGGGGTGATCCGGGGGGCGGGCTTCATGTTCTTCGCCTTCGTCGGCTACGCCCAGGTGGCGACTCTCGGTGAGCAGATCACCGATCCGCGTCGAACGATCCCGCGAGCCATCGGCATCGCTCTGGCGATCGTGCTGGCCCTGTACGCCCTGGTCGCGGTGGCACTGACCAACTCCCTCGGGGCCGGCTGGGTGGCTGCCCGTGAGGCACCGCTGGCAGAGGCCGCGGAGATCTCCGCCTGGCCCTGGCTGGGTCCGGCACTGCGGGTGGCTGCCGTGCTGGCCGCCGGCGGTGCGCTGCTCGCGCTCGTCCTCGGCGCGTCTCGCGCTCTCCTGGCCATGGCGCGGGACCGTCACCTGCCGCCGGCGCTGGCCGTCGTCGACGGCCCACACGGAACGCCGCGCCGCGCGGAGGCGGTCATCGCCGCTCTGGTGATCGTGCTCATCGTGCTCATCGACCTGCGGGGGGCGATCGGGCTCTCCTCCTTCCTCGTGCTCACGTACTACGCGATCGCCAACGCCAGCGCGTGGACGCTGGAGCGTCGCCCGTCCGCCAAGATCGTGCCGACTCTCGGCCTCGTGGCCTGCGTCGTCGTCGCACTCCTCCTGCCCTGGCAGTCCGTGGTCGCCGGAGTGGTCATCCTCGCGGTCGGGGCATTCGTCGGTTGGGCGCGGTACACCACCCGCGAGGGACGCGACGCGTAG
- the panB gene encoding 3-methyl-2-oxobutanoate hydroxymethyltransferase codes for MSTPSMSSPDPTPETTAPYAGQASAAPARRKRTRIPHLRAMKERGERWAMLTAYDVNTAQIFDEAGIPVLLVGDSAGNTVFGYDTTVPVTLDEMIVLTRAVATGATSALVVADLPFGTYQSSPEQAYLSAARLMKEGLAHAVKLEGGAEMAPTIERLTKGGIPVMAHIGFTPQSEHTLGGYRVQGRGDAAAQLLENARAVQAAGAFSVVIEMVTADAAAAVTGQVDIPTIGIGAGVDCDAQVLVWQDMAGLGSGRTPRFVKRYADVRSVLSDAARAYAADVATGSFPAAEHSFES; via the coding sequence ATGAGCACGCCCTCGATGTCCTCGCCCGACCCGACCCCAGAGACCACGGCCCCGTACGCGGGCCAGGCGTCTGCTGCTCCTGCCCGGCGCAAGCGCACCCGCATCCCGCACCTGCGGGCCATGAAGGAGCGCGGCGAACGCTGGGCGATGCTCACCGCCTACGACGTGAACACCGCGCAGATCTTCGATGAGGCCGGCATCCCGGTGCTGCTCGTGGGCGACTCGGCCGGCAACACCGTCTTCGGCTACGACACCACCGTGCCGGTCACCCTCGACGAGATGATCGTGCTCACCCGGGCCGTCGCCACCGGCGCCACCAGCGCACTCGTCGTGGCGGACCTCCCTTTCGGCACCTACCAGTCATCGCCCGAGCAGGCGTACCTCTCCGCGGCCCGCCTGATGAAGGAAGGGCTGGCCCACGCCGTCAAGCTCGAGGGCGGCGCCGAGATGGCCCCGACCATCGAGCGGCTGACGAAGGGGGGCATCCCCGTCATGGCACACATCGGCTTCACCCCCCAGAGCGAGCACACGCTGGGTGGGTACCGGGTCCAGGGACGCGGCGATGCCGCGGCCCAGCTGCTCGAGAACGCGCGTGCGGTCCAGGCCGCAGGTGCCTTCTCCGTGGTGATCGAGATGGTCACGGCCGACGCGGCCGCCGCGGTCACCGGGCAGGTGGACATCCCCACCATCGGTATCGGCGCCGGCGTCGACTGCGACGCCCAGGTCCTCGTCTGGCAGGACATGGCGGGGCTGGGGTCAGGCCGCACGCCCCGCTTCGTCAAGCGCTACGCGGACGTACGCTCCGTGCTCTCCGACGCAGCCCGGGCCTACGCGGCGGACGTCGCCACGGGCTCGTTCCCGGCCGCGGAGCACTCCTTCGAGAGCTGA
- a CDS encoding methionine aminopeptidase has product MAYWFNIETRQVETDENRSQNADVMGPYDTEAEAAAALQTARENTQRWDEEERREKEWDDGWS; this is encoded by the coding sequence ATGGCGTACTGGTTCAACATCGAGACCCGACAGGTCGAGACCGACGAGAACCGCTCACAGAATGCGGACGTCATGGGGCCCTATGACACCGAGGCCGAGGCCGCCGCGGCGCTGCAGACCGCCCGGGAGAACACGCAGAGGTGGGACGAGGAGGAGCGCCGCGAGAAGGAGTGGGACGACGGCTGGTCCTGA
- a CDS encoding immune inhibitor A domain-containing protein — MKRRHTHVVSGLAASALVLALMPLSASAQETGGGVPPQEDNPSSSARPDDLPNPLGDAQRALRKDAVTQLLTGEAEVVKKNGSNVIALTSESSEDQAAPDRTTKDKNDGQADGNGRGKGKGKNKYVQYDVNREASIFTILAEFGDKTLDAAGGEPGPVHNQIEKPDRDWDGDRTDDNSTIWHENFDRDHYMDLMFADGKESFRDFFLKQSNGRFLADGDVSNWVQVPYNEARYGHNPTRGDGTSEAEGYWSFIQDTATAWYEDQKAQGKSEAEIQAYLTEFDVWDRYDHDGDGDFNEPDGYIDHFQAIHAGEGEEAGGGAQGEDAIWSHRWYVHSDGIGKYGPEGNPMGGIQLGDSGIWIGDYTTEPENGGLGVFTHEFSHDLGLPDLYDTAGGDNSVAFWSLMSSGSWLNEGTDSIGDKPGYMGAWSKLQLGWLDYDVVRPGEKVTTRLGPADRDHNKLSQAIAVLLPEQTLTSEYNTPHSGSYEWWSGSENNLNNTLTREVDLTDASGATVSAYIASEIEEGYDFLYTEVSTDGGQSWTEIAELDGGDLSWNQVQYDLSPFVGQSVQFRWRYQTDGGLAMDGAFIDDIAVEVDGTTVLSDDVESGENGWTADGFTRMSGSTSETVQNYYLAENRTYSGYDRYLKTGPYNFGWGSTRPNWVERFPYQDGLLVWYVNNAFVDNNTSQHPGAGQVLPVDARPEPIVFDNGATLGNRRTPFDATFGKQRTDEVTFHNNGVAETVPSSRGIPVFNDSDPDRYWDADNPLASTKVAGSGTTIKVRAEQRRKGHMVVQVTGGTTAE, encoded by the coding sequence GTGAAGAGACGCCACACCCATGTCGTGTCCGGCCTCGCCGCATCCGCTCTCGTGCTCGCGCTCATGCCCCTGTCGGCGAGTGCGCAGGAGACGGGTGGGGGCGTGCCACCCCAGGAGGACAACCCCTCGTCCTCGGCCCGGCCCGACGACCTGCCCAACCCCCTCGGTGACGCCCAGCGCGCGCTGCGCAAGGACGCGGTCACCCAACTGCTCACCGGGGAAGCGGAGGTCGTGAAGAAGAACGGCTCGAACGTCATCGCGCTGACCAGCGAGTCGTCCGAGGACCAGGCTGCACCCGACCGCACGACCAAGGACAAGAACGACGGACAGGCCGACGGCAACGGCAGGGGCAAGGGCAAGGGCAAGAACAAGTACGTCCAGTACGACGTCAACCGTGAGGCCTCGATCTTCACGATCCTCGCCGAGTTCGGTGACAAGACGCTCGACGCCGCGGGTGGCGAGCCCGGGCCGGTGCACAACCAGATCGAGAAGCCGGACCGTGACTGGGACGGCGACCGGACCGATGACAACTCGACCATCTGGCACGAGAACTTCGACCGCGACCACTACATGGACCTGATGTTCGCGGACGGCAAGGAGTCCTTCCGCGACTTCTTCCTCAAGCAGTCCAACGGACGCTTCCTCGCCGACGGTGATGTGAGCAACTGGGTGCAGGTGCCGTACAACGAGGCCCGGTACGGCCACAACCCGACCCGTGGTGACGGCACCTCCGAGGCCGAGGGGTACTGGAGCTTCATCCAGGACACCGCCACTGCCTGGTACGAGGACCAGAAGGCCCAGGGCAAGTCCGAGGCCGAGATCCAGGCGTACCTGACCGAGTTCGACGTCTGGGACCGTTACGACCACGACGGGGACGGCGACTTCAACGAGCCCGACGGGTACATCGACCACTTCCAGGCCATCCACGCCGGTGAGGGCGAGGAGGCCGGCGGCGGCGCGCAAGGTGAGGACGCCATCTGGAGCCACCGCTGGTACGTCCACTCCGACGGGATCGGCAAGTACGGTCCCGAGGGCAACCCGATGGGTGGCATTCAGCTCGGCGACTCCGGGATCTGGATCGGTGACTACACCACGGAGCCGGAGAACGGTGGTCTGGGTGTCTTCACCCACGAGTTCTCCCACGACCTCGGCCTGCCCGACCTCTACGACACCGCCGGTGGCGACAACAGCGTTGCCTTCTGGTCCCTGATGTCCTCCGGGTCGTGGCTCAACGAGGGCACCGACAGCATCGGCGACAAGCCCGGCTACATGGGGGCGTGGTCGAAGCTGCAGCTCGGTTGGCTCGACTACGACGTGGTCCGGCCCGGTGAGAAGGTCACCACGCGGCTCGGCCCGGCCGACCGCGACCACAACAAGCTGTCCCAGGCCATCGCGGTCCTGCTGCCCGAGCAGACCCTGACGAGCGAGTACAACACCCCGCACTCAGGCAGCTACGAGTGGTGGTCCGGTTCGGAGAACAACCTCAACAACACGCTCACCCGAGAGGTCGACCTGACGGACGCCTCGGGTGCCACGGTCTCCGCGTACATCGCCTCCGAGATCGAGGAGGGCTACGACTTCCTGTACACGGAGGTCTCGACCGACGGCGGCCAGTCCTGGACCGAGATCGCCGAGCTCGATGGCGGCGACCTCAGCTGGAACCAGGTGCAGTACGACCTGAGCCCGTTCGTCGGGCAGTCGGTGCAGTTCCGCTGGAGGTACCAGACCGACGGTGGCCTCGCCATGGACGGTGCCTTCATCGACGACATCGCCGTCGAGGTCGACGGCACCACGGTCCTGTCAGACGACGTCGAGTCGGGCGAGAACGGCTGGACCGCGGATGGCTTCACCCGGATGAGCGGTTCGACCTCGGAGACGGTGCAGAACTACTACCTGGCCGAGAACCGCACCTACTCGGGATACGACCGGTACCTGAAGACCGGGCCGTACAACTTCGGTTGGGGCTCCACCCGTCCGAACTGGGTCGAGCGCTTCCCCTACCAGGACGGCCTGCTCGTCTGGTACGTCAACAACGCGTTCGTGGACAACAACACCAGCCAGCACCCCGGTGCCGGCCAGGTGCTCCCGGTGGACGCGCGACCGGAGCCGATCGTCTTCGACAACGGGGCGACGCTGGGCAACCGGCGCACGCCCTTCGACGCGACCTTCGGCAAGCAGCGCACGGACGAGGTGACCTTCCACAACAACGGGGTCGCCGAGACCGTCCCGTCGAGTCGAGGGATCCCGGTCTTCAACGACTCCGACCCGGACCGGTACTGGGACGCGGACAACCCGCTGGCCTCGACGAAGGTCGCTGGTTCGGGCACGACCATCAAGGTCAGGGCGGAGCAGCGTCGCAAGGGCCACATGGTCGTCCAGGTCACGGGTGGCACCACCGCCGAGTGA
- the ppgK gene encoding polyphosphate--glucose phosphotransferase, whose product MVTHHALGIDIGGSGIKGAPVDLDKGRFAEDRLRIATPEEATPDAVCDVVEQIAQHFSVDTDVPLGITLPAVVTHGVVRSAANIDRSWVDLDADTLFSERLGRPVHLVNDADAAGVAELHHGAARGHTGLVVLTTLGTGIGSALIMDGRLVPNTELGHLEIDGYDAETRAAESVREREGLSWQEWAHRLQTYYAHLESLLRPDLIVVGGGVSKQADQFLPLLDLRTDIVPAKLRNKAGIIGAAHLAARGN is encoded by the coding sequence ATGGTCACGCATCACGCCCTGGGCATCGACATCGGCGGATCCGGGATCAAGGGAGCGCCGGTCGACCTGGACAAGGGGCGATTCGCCGAGGACCGACTGCGCATCGCCACCCCCGAGGAGGCAACGCCCGACGCGGTCTGCGACGTCGTCGAGCAGATCGCGCAGCACTTCTCGGTCGACACCGATGTCCCGCTGGGCATCACGCTCCCTGCCGTCGTCACCCACGGCGTCGTGCGCAGCGCGGCGAACATCGATCGCTCGTGGGTGGACCTGGACGCCGACACGCTCTTCAGCGAACGTCTGGGCCGACCCGTCCACCTCGTCAACGACGCGGACGCTGCGGGCGTCGCCGAGCTCCACCACGGAGCCGCCAGGGGGCACACGGGGCTGGTCGTCCTCACCACCCTGGGGACCGGGATCGGCTCGGCCCTGATCATGGACGGGCGGCTCGTGCCCAACACCGAGCTGGGGCACCTGGAGATCGACGGGTACGACGCCGAGACCCGCGCGGCCGAGTCGGTGCGCGAGCGCGAGGGGCTGAGCTGGCAGGAGTGGGCGCACCGTCTGCAGACCTACTACGCCCACCTGGAGTCGCTGCTGCGACCGGACCTGATCGTCGTCGGCGGTGGCGTCAGCAAGCAGGCCGACCAGTTCCTGCCCCTGCTCGACCTGCGCACCGACATCGTCCCGGCAAAGCTGCGCAACAAGGCCGGGATCATCGGCGCCGCCCACCTGGCCGCTCGAGGAAACTGA
- a CDS encoding TMEM165/GDT1 family protein encodes MIEAVVLSTVVIFVAELGDKSQLMAMTFATRYRARDVILGITAATLLVHLASVGIGYVIGAGFERYQGPIAVAAGIAFLGFALWTLRGDELTEEEEQRAQKATGSALLAVGIAFFLAELGDKTMLATITLAVREDWFGTWIGSTIGMVAADALAIAVGAVLGRKLPERVITYGAAAAFAIFGVLLIAEGLGWI; translated from the coding sequence ATGATCGAAGCAGTGGTGCTCAGCACCGTGGTCATCTTCGTCGCCGAGCTCGGCGACAAGAGCCAGCTGATGGCGATGACCTTCGCCACCCGGTACCGGGCCCGCGACGTCATCCTCGGGATCACCGCGGCGACGCTGCTGGTGCACCTCGCCTCGGTGGGGATCGGGTACGTCATCGGTGCCGGCTTCGAGAGGTACCAGGGCCCGATCGCCGTCGCCGCCGGCATCGCCTTCCTCGGCTTCGCGCTGTGGACGCTGCGCGGTGACGAGCTGACCGAGGAGGAGGAGCAGAGAGCGCAGAAGGCCACCGGCTCCGCCCTGCTGGCCGTCGGTATCGCCTTCTTCCTCGCCGAGCTCGGTGACAAGACGATGCTCGCCACGATCACACTGGCCGTGCGTGAGGACTGGTTCGGCACCTGGATCGGCTCGACGATCGGCATGGTCGCCGCCGATGCCCTGGCCATCGCGGTCGGAGCAGTCCTGGGGCGCAAGCTGCCCGAGAGGGTCATCACCTACGGCGCCGCCGCCGCCTTCGCGATCTTCGGCGTCCTCCTCATCGCGGAGGGTCTGGGCTGGATCTGA
- the map gene encoding type I methionyl aminopeptidase: MPRLHSMSASTATVLPGVVSPRRAVPAGIARPEYVGKAAPTPFAGSEIKDAETIERMRTAGRIAAGALAEAGRAVTPGATTDEVDRVGHEYLLDHGAYPSTLGYRGFPKSLCTSVNEVICHGIPDSRRIEDGDIVNIDITGYIGGVHGDTNATFLAGDVDEESRLLVERTHEATMRGIRAALPGRQINVIGRVIEKYANRFGYGVVRDYTGHGIGTSFHSGLVIPHYDSAPSYDTVIEPGMTFTVEPMLNLGTPQWTLWDDGWTVVTTDLRRSAQFEHTILITEDGNEILTLPAAGR, from the coding sequence TTGCCTAGACTCCACAGCATGTCCGCGTCCACCGCAACCGTCCTCCCCGGCGTGGTGTCACCCCGCCGTGCCGTCCCTGCAGGCATCGCCAGACCCGAGTACGTCGGCAAGGCCGCTCCGACCCCCTTCGCCGGCTCCGAGATCAAGGACGCCGAGACCATCGAGCGGATGCGCACCGCCGGCCGGATCGCTGCGGGCGCGCTGGCCGAGGCCGGTCGCGCAGTCACCCCCGGAGCCACCACCGACGAGGTCGACCGGGTCGGCCACGAGTACCTGCTCGACCACGGGGCCTACCCCTCGACCCTCGGCTACCGGGGCTTCCCGAAGTCGCTGTGCACCTCGGTCAACGAGGTGATCTGCCACGGCATCCCGGACAGCCGACGCATCGAGGACGGAGACATCGTCAACATCGACATCACCGGCTACATCGGTGGCGTCCACGGCGACACCAACGCCACCTTCCTCGCCGGTGACGTCGACGAGGAGTCACGCCTGCTCGTCGAACGGACCCACGAGGCGACGATGCGCGGGATCAGGGCGGCGTTGCCCGGGCGACAGATCAACGTCATCGGCCGGGTCATCGAGAAGTACGCGAACCGATTCGGCTACGGGGTGGTGCGCGACTACACCGGCCACGGCATCGGCACCTCCTTCCACTCGGGTCTGGTCATCCCCCACTACGACTCGGCGCCCTCGTACGACACCGTGATCGAGCCGGGGATGACCTTCACGGTCGAACCGATGCTCAACCTCGGCACACCGCAGTGGACGCTGTGGGACGACGGCTGGACCGTCGTGACGACGGATCTGCGGCGGTCCGCCCAGTTCGAGCACACGATCCTCATCACCGAGGACGGCAACGAGATCCTCACTCTCCCTGCGGCCGGAAGGTAG
- a CDS encoding O-succinylhomoserine sulfhydrylase, translating into MSNAPFGPGNPTPYLDPAGLSPQTLAVRGGQARSTFDETSEALYLTSGFVYGSAEEAEAAFSGSVEKYVYSRYGNPTVGMLEERLRVLEGAEAAFATSSGMSAVFTALAALVGEGDRLVSSRSLFGSCFVVVDEILPRWGVETVLVDGTDLDQWREALSEPTTAVFFETPSNPMQELVDIAAVSELAHAAGAQVVVDNVFGTPVFSRPLDHGADVVVYSATKHIDGQGRVLGGAILGPADYIDGPVRNLIRHTGPSMSPFNAWVLLKGLETMDLRVRRMAESSLVLARELQAHARVTQVVHPWLPDHEQHELARTQMSGGGTVVTFAIDGGKPEAFALMNALRLVDISNNLGDSKSLVTHPATTTHRRMGPQGRAAIGITDATLRISVGLEGAADLVADLTAALDGLG; encoded by the coding sequence GAGACGTCCGAGGCGCTCTACCTGACCTCGGGCTTCGTCTACGGCAGCGCCGAGGAGGCCGAGGCGGCGTTCTCGGGGAGTGTCGAGAAGTACGTCTACTCGCGCTACGGCAACCCGACGGTCGGCATGCTCGAGGAGCGGCTGCGCGTGCTCGAGGGCGCCGAGGCGGCCTTCGCCACCTCGTCCGGGATGTCCGCGGTCTTCACCGCGCTCGCGGCGCTCGTCGGTGAGGGGGACCGCCTGGTCTCGTCGCGCTCGCTCTTCGGCAGCTGCTTCGTCGTCGTCGACGAGATCCTGCCGCGATGGGGTGTGGAGACCGTGCTCGTCGACGGGACCGACCTCGATCAGTGGCGTGAAGCGCTGTCCGAGCCGACGACAGCGGTGTTCTTCGAGACGCCGAGCAACCCGATGCAGGAGCTCGTCGACATCGCCGCCGTGAGCGAGCTCGCCCACGCAGCAGGGGCACAGGTGGTCGTCGACAACGTCTTCGGCACGCCCGTCTTCTCCCGGCCGCTCGACCACGGTGCCGACGTCGTCGTCTACTCGGCGACCAAGCACATCGACGGACAGGGCCGTGTCCTCGGCGGGGCGATCCTCGGTCCGGCCGACTACATCGACGGCCCCGTGCGCAACCTCATCCGGCACACCGGGCCGTCCATGTCGCCCTTCAACGCCTGGGTGCTGCTCAAGGGTCTGGAGACCATGGACCTGCGGGTACGGCGCATGGCCGAGTCCTCGCTCGTCCTCGCGCGGGAGCTGCAGGCACACGCGCGGGTCACGCAGGTCGTCCATCCCTGGCTGCCGGACCACGAGCAGCACGAGCTCGCCCGGACGCAGATGAGTGGCGGCGGCACGGTGGTCACCTTCGCCATCGACGGCGGCAAGCCCGAGGCGTTCGCGCTGATGAACGCGCTGCGTCTGGTCGACATCTCCAACAACCTCGGCGACTCGAAGTCGCTGGTCACCCACCCGGCGACCACGACCCACCGACGGATGGGCCCGCAGGGGCGCGCAGCCATCGGGATCACCGACGCGACGCTGCGCATCTCGGTCGGCCTGGAGGGGGCCGCCGACCTCGTCGCCGACCTCACCGCGGCCCTCGACGGGCTCGGCTGA